In Pyrus communis chromosome 1, drPyrComm1.1, whole genome shotgun sequence, the following are encoded in one genomic region:
- the LOC137714288 gene encoding uncharacterized protein yields MSFLPLHLFGGALNWYCSLPPETVNSFEELRKLFFSQHIFQIDRLHYVHDLYTICQNLDELLRKYAGRFSHEYSRCAEADDKTALKVFMVGLHDCFFKYMINANTWKTYSEVMTYAYNYASAKGKKKDFHHHQSHFSKKSKGHYRNNQGARKNNEQILRPGHQVFHVEDVRGGKFQKPNWDLICFYPDEERGIIYPYNGPLIVEAHIANFDVRLILVDIGASVNIMFAEAFRALNVAEHLLDPSITPLISFFGDIVQPLGNIHLPLIIGTSPYTTSITTNFLVVDCPTTYNVIFGYTGINDVKAMVSTHMLLMKFPTPSGNGYIRRDQLSARSCYNSFIKQQHLPMPNETLSIYG; encoded by the exons ATGTCTTTTCTTCCCCTCCACCTCTTTGGCGGAGCTCTAAACTGGTATTGTAGTCTTCCACCTGAGACTGTAAACTCAtttgaggaattgaggaaattgttTTTCTCTCAACACATTTTCCAGATCGATCGCCTACATTATGTACATGACTTGTACACTATTTGCCAGAACCTAGACGAGTTACTACGTAAGTATGCCGGTCGCTTCAGCCATGAGTATTCTCGCTGCGCTGAGGCAGATGACAAGACCGCCCTCAAGGTCTTCATGGTAGGCCTACATGactgtttcttcaagtacatgatcaatgccaacacttggaagacttactcgGAGGTGATGACATATGCTTACAACTATGCCTCTGCCAAG GGCAAGAAGAAAGATTTCCATCATCACCAGTCTCATTTTAGTAAAAAGAGTAAGGGGCACTATCGCAATAACCAAGG AGCCAGGAAAAACAATGAACAAATTTTGAGGCCTGGTCACCAAGTGTTTCACGTGGAAGACGTCAGGGGAGGCAAGTTTCAAAAACCTAACTGGGATCTAATATGTTTCTACCCCGATGAGGAAAGAGGTATCATTTACCCTTACAATGGCCCACTGATTGTGGAGGCTCATATAGCCAATTTTGATGTGCGGCTGATCCTTGTAGACATAGGGGCTTCAGTCAACATTATGTTCGCAGAAGCTTTCAGGGCACTTAATGTAGCTGAACACTTGCTCGATCCCTCAATTACTCCCTTGATAAGCTTTTTTGGTGATATTGTGCAACCTTTAGGGAACATACACTTACCACTCATTATTGGCACAAGTCCTTACACAACTTCTattaccactaattttcttgtGGTCGACTGCCCGACGACATACAATGTCATCTTCGGGTACACGGGCATCAATGATGTTAAGGCTATGGTATCCACAcatatgttgttgatgaaattCCCAACACCTTCTGGCAATGGTTACATCAGGAGAGATCAACTTAGTGCACGATCATGCTACAACAGTTTCATCAAGCAACAACATTTGCCTATGCCTAATGAAACCCTCTCTATATATGGCTAG